The DNA sequence ttttattcaatgaaatggtttttaatttttaatttaaaaaaaaaacaccttattttttattttggagcCTTACATAGAGTGGGGGAGCCGGCCCTgatttaaacacatcaaatcaaaagtaaaagttaaaattaaatttaaaataatattattttattacattgttGTATACAAATTGTTATTTAACAGtaactttatcattttccttgtgTTAGTGCTTGCATGCGTATTAAATCATAGTTCGTATCGCAGTGGTCATTGTACAACAACAATTCATTGACCTTTCGGCCCCGACTTCTGCAGTCGCACCATGGGTTTGAAACTCTCGGCAATCATGGAAGAGGCCacgcaccaaaaaaaaaaccgattATGAGTCAGTCTAGGCTATTTATTAGTGCGGAAATATTACAACCTCGTTTGTGAGGATTGTTGCGTATGGATCGtttgaaaattcattttattagagAGAAATGAGCTAGCCTTgtagtaaaaaagaaagaaattgaaaggGGTCAACTGGGTCGATTGAGGCAGAATTTTCATCTAGAGTTTATCTTTTGGAGTTAATGCTCAAGTTTGATGTTGGTGTTGGCGTTGCGCATTGGTTTCACGTTGGTGCGGGAAATGATTCACGGTTCTTTCGTGAGTCATTATACAGATTCTTTTGCTTTAGTTTGGGTATtggttatttttatgtgtttttgggtttttgacTCATGGGATGTTGGTATGTTGCCATGATATTCCTTCATGACAAGTGAGATTATATTTTTCGAATAAATGTGGGCCAAGATTATTCTTAGACATGTGACCTCgtctctttaaaataaaaatcaatctaGGTTAGCTGTATGAAAGTTTTACACTGATTACATGTTTAACTGCAAAGATTAGTATTAGGTACAGTATTAAGATATGCAAGTTTCGcgcacttattttgaaaaaaaatcagagtctattattagaaaaataattttttcatatgagtctaagatttatttatttatttcaaaataaatgtgcaatattttcacatctttaagactgtaaatattatttcctcAAGCTGCAAAAGTACTTGCAAAACACCAAAGAATGAAATACTAGGCAACGATGGAGGACTGGATCTCCTAATAGCTATAGATATTTATTGAATTTGCCACAAGACATGCACTGGGCGCACCCAACGGTGCAACACACAGCACTGCGCGCACACAATATAAGTAATAGAGTGAATATGATAGATCATCCAAGAAACAACCCAACCAGGTAACAACAGATGGGGCTAAAAATCATTCGCGAGCAACGACAACTACTTTCTTTCCAACATTGCGACCACTAAAAAGGCCAACAAGAGCAGCTGGACCACTCTCAAGGCCTTCAACCATGTCTTCCACATACACTATCTTCCCTTCTTTGATGTAAGGCAGCACAGTTTCTATGAACTTGGGATAGAGTTGATGATGATCCAAAACTGAGAATCCTACCATGTGGATTCGCTTGAATAGGAGACACGTCAAATTTTGCACACCTTCAGGCTGCTGATGAACATTGTACTGCGATATCATTCCACATACAGCAATGCGGCCATGGACTCTCATGTTTAAAAGTACTGCATCGAGTGTTTTGCCTCCAACATTGTCGAAGTAAATGTCGATGCCTTCTGGGAAATACCTggttataaattaacataaaccAACAGTGAGTgtgtgatatatagatatatttcattaaaagaacataaaatatCAGTCGAGCATGGTTATCTGAATCCATTATGCCTAAAAATAAGTCATCTGCATTAGAAAGAAATGTTGTGTTTGCTGTCATTTATGACATGTTATATAGCTTAAAGCAAACAACTAAATCTACAGAGGAACTAGGAAATGCATAAAGGTTTAGAGCACAACTTTTAAGTTCcttttatgtaaataaatacTACACTGACCTTTTCAAAGCTGCATCCAAGTCATGCTCTTCCTTATAATTGAAAGCATCATCATAACCCAACTTGTTCTTCAACAGATCAACCTAATTTACAACAGAAGAAAACAAGTTTTTTTCATACTACAAGCAAAAAGTGTTTTCAGGTAATGGTAACTACATCCCACCAGGCTCTCGCTacagtaaaaaaagaaaaaatgaaaaagagtttTGGGGGGCAGGGCAGGAGGAACTAGGAAGAGGGGGAGGCCCACGTCTCAGTTATCTTGGCTCGCCCCTATACATGTTTCATCTTTACTGCTTTTACAGAGAGAGTCAGGGGCACTGGCAGCCAAATTCCACAAAAGCAAAACCAGCAGGTGACAAGTATGGGAATTAGGGATCGGTTCTATGCTAGAATTTACCAGAAAATTAGTGTGAGTATCTTGAAAACAGAGGCAAATGATAATACCATGAACTTTGATTTAGGTAGTTAAAAAGGGTACTCTACAAGAACATCTCAAAGCTTTCCTTCCTTGTAAACAAATACAAAGAAATCTCTCTTAAATTACCACTTGTTAAGCTGATaggaaaatatcaaattaatcatttaatgGATATTCTAACAATCTCtacgttcatttgaaaacaaataagactTCGAAGTTCTCCTTGTAACTTTGCcccaaaaataatgaaaataccAATAGTACTTGCTAAGCTTGACCGTTGCCACAGATTCCTACCTAAACGATTGTGGGACACACAGACAAGTATATacttaaatacatatatattacctTTTCTTTACTCCCAGCACTTCCAACAACATAACAGCCCAACAATTTTGCAAATTGTCCAACAAGCTGACCAACTGCACCAGATGCTGCTGAAACGAAGACATATTCTCCTTTCTTAGGAGAACAGAGCTCATAGAAACCAGCATAAGCAGTCATACCAGGCATCCCTGTTTGTGAAAAGGAACTTTTTAAGATTTACACATGTACATGAGGGTGAATTCAACATGGTGCTCAAACAAGCAcgcaaagtatatatattttcaagaaaCTACTCTTGATACCTGCGCGCAGCTCAGAAGGCTTTGTAGCATAATCATCTGCTTCTAAATCTCAATACAGTTCAAACTTCATAAAATGAGTAAACAACTTACCAAGAAGTCCAGTATAGTAGGAAAGGGGTACATCAGTGTGCTGAATCTTTTTCAGGCCTTGCTCGAGACTTTTCAGGCCTTCGGTTGGGGTGATTAGGCTGTACTCTTCCCATCCAGTAATCCCCCAAACTAAGTCACCTGCCTTGTAGTCTGGGTGCCCAGAATCCAAAACTTTAGCCACCCCATACCCAGTTAACGGCTGCAAGTGTCCACCGGGAGATCACAATTGCAAGCTCAAAAAtgtaaactatataaaaaacttCAACTCGCAAGcacacatgcataaaaaaatgttttctccgttatcttttcctttcttataaAACATTTGTCCATTATTTTAGTCAGGTTAGGCCTTTGCAAATATCAATTATatcttataactattttatatgaaaatttgaattcTTAAAATAATGGTTAGATACGCACAGCACCAGGAGTATAAGAACTACTGTATCCATTAAGAGTGACTCGTGGCATTCGAAGTCGCATGAAGGGGTCGCAGGACAAGTAGAGGTTCTTTACAAGGACACCATGGAAACCTTCGGGAACCTTCAACTTTATGGTACTAGTCGTCACGTACATGTCCGATTCCTTGGGAAGACCGGTGACATAGTCCCTGAATATTAGCTGTTTGTTGCTCGCTTCGTCTCCAACCTTCGGCATTGTTTCGCTACACTCTCCCAGAGTCTCTCTCCGTCTTTATGCGTGTTTGTGGGCGAGGCTTTTCCGATGCAAATGGCAAAAGAAGATTGTATATTTATACGTTTTCTTGTTGGAGGAGCGACTGCACCGTACGTCCTTTGAACgatcaaacaaagaaaaaagggtaAACCAATGTGATCATGATATAAGTGCTTACGTAGCGACATGAACTTTGCATCACAGTATACGTCAGTGATGAAAgttggctagctagctaggaggaTCAGTCAGCAGCAACAATCCTGCTGGAGAAGTCAGGATGCTCTAACTTTTGCCACTgctgttaaaaattaaaatgctttCCTGTAGTAGTTTTGAATTTAGAGGAagtttggaaatttttttgttctctctaatttcatttcatttccttttatcttattttatttttaaatattaattaaatataaattttttcaaactaatcattacaacttttttaaataaaaaataatttaatttttttaaatataaaaataaatataatattaaaaaaaaatattttaacaatattttaattttataatactttttattcaactttttatctccttttccaaaacttcataaaacattaaggtctcgtttattttcataattcctctcaattcaacttattttatctaattattacaattttttcatattttcacataaaataaaataaataatttaacttttttaaatcttaaaataaaaataatattacaaaaatatattctaataatattttattcaatttttaactttaatcttaactcatttaatttaatattatctcatttttgaaaataaataaactaaaattatcttattattattcacaaaattttcatttcatcctGTGTGTATGTTTTGGCAGTGGACAAGGATAATACATATGTAACAGCGATGATTACCAATAGGGAAATGTTTTGAGTCCCGAATTCGGGATTCAAAAAGTGTCTcgaatggaaatttttttttatttaatgattaaaaaatattttttaattatattgtgaattttttatttttttaaaaaatatttatgataattaaaaaaatatataaaaaaaaaacctctattAGGGacaatttttaaatctcaaattcgGGACTATAGCAGTACTCTAGCAATAAGTTATTGCTAGGTCATGATGAGGAGGGACTAGCGACTACTAGTGAAACCCAGACATATAGAAGACTGCGATTGGTGCAATTATCTCATAGTAATGATACACATGATATTTTTTacgatatataatataaaatgagaatattttttaaagtaatattacttttatgagTAGTGATAgacctacaacacattttacaacacattgtacaacaatgtgttaaatgagggacattattgtaaaatcatcttatttttataagatgattttacaataatgcccctcatttaacacattgttgtacaatgtgttgtaaaatgtgttgtagataaatcattttcctttcattattCCCTAGCGCTCTCTCTCGGGGCTGGTTCCCCCGCCCACctttagaaggaaaaaacaacATTCCTCCCGGAATCCTTCATTTTCCAACTCCCCAATTAAGCACCAGAACTTGCAGAGCCATCCGAgctcaaaatctcattttgagtGACACTAGCTCGATGCTTCGTCGATCTCAACCGATAAAATCGTCTTCACAAATGTTTTCTCAATCGACAAGTCAGAAATATGACCGAATCATTAGATTTCATTAGTCCCAAGAACAATGCCGATAATCGTTGTGGGCAAGCTTGGTTCAACTACTCTTGCGTACTCGATCTAATTTGTTCttggagcttttttttttttttttactttccttGTGAGAGTTGTAAAAAGAGTACTACTTGAGGTGCTCCAAATTCTGAAATAGACAAGTTAACTCAGATAGGGATATGTGTTTTGAGGATTCAATTCTGAACTTTTTCTCTAGGTTGAAACATGcttttgaattctttattaataGGTGCAGGGCTGTAGTTACAAGTTTGAATTGCAGGAACTTAACGCAGAACATGAATATGGCGTTGTCTGTAACGCTGATGATACCTTTTCGCATGCATGTACGCTCCTCAACGAGCCAATTGCTTAAATGGTTGTACCTGGGATTTCATTTGTTTCTAAACTGCTACATTTCTAATTcagttgttatattttaagtctTCTTTCTGTCATTTTACAGCAGTAAACAAGAAAGTAGAATAccatatgaaaatttttatttctttccatctTTTGCAGAGTATACACTCATTTCATTCTTTATAAGTATTTCTTTAACCACGAGAAGGAACACACTGCACGCAGTAGTACTACAGAAATAATGGCCGGATTATTCGCGAGCAACTACAACAACTTGTTTTCCAACATTGCGGCCACTAAATAGTCCAACCAGGGCTGCTGGAGCACTCTCAAGGCCTTCAGCTCTGTCTTCCACATACACCACCTTCCCCTCTCTGATGTAAGGCATCACAGTCTCTAAGAACTTTGGATAGAGGTGATAGTAATCACGAACTGTAAATCCGCGCATATGGATTCGCTTGTATATGAGACACGTCAAATTTTTCACGCCTTCGGTCTCATCAAGATTGTACTGTGAGATCATTCCACATACAGCAATGCGGCCATGGACTCTCATGTTTAAGAGTACTACATCAAGTGTTTTACCCCCAACATTCTCAAAGTATATGTCAATGCCTTCTGGGAAATATCTGATGATGAACAGTACCCCATTAATATGTGCTTTGCAGATCAAAATACTAGTGTCTCGCACAGATAGGATTATAAATTCTACAGGCTCTGGTGGATGGGGCACTAATTAAGAAtggtaaaatttcttattattggAACATGAAAGTAAAACAACTCATTGCAgccatataaaattaaatctctgGCCTCACACTCCACCCATAATTTAAAGGGGGAGTAGTCATTATCTAATCTAGAGATCGTTGATTCTGTCCTCTTTTGTTAAACAATTGTCTAAATGTTCGTTACAATAGTCATATCCCCATACCGAATACAAATTTACATGCAACAAAAATGAGATCCGTGTGAAATGAGCAAAGTTTTCTGAATCAATCATGTCcaaaaataagtcatttatatggcaacaaattgaaaattttttattccatC is a window from the Juglans regia cultivar Chandler chromosome 7, Walnut 2.0, whole genome shotgun sequence genome containing:
- the LOC108981303 gene encoding 2-alkenal reductase (NADP(+)-dependent)-like, whose product is MPKVGDEASNKQLIFRDYVTGLPKESDMYVTTSTIKLKVPEGFHGVLVKNLYLSCDPFMRLRMPRVTLNGYSSSYTPGAPLTGYGVAKVLDSGHPDYKAGDLVWGITGWEEYSLITPTEGLKSLEQGLKKIQHTDVPLSYYTGLLGMPGMTAYAGFYELCSPKKGEYVFVSAASGAVGQLVGQFAKLLGCYVVGSAGSKEKVDLLKNKLGYDDAFNYKEEHDLDAALKRYFPEGIDIYFDNVGGKTLDAVLLNMRVHGRIAVCGMISQYNVHQQPEGVQNLTCLLFKRIHMVGFSVLDHHQLYPKFIETVLPYIKEGKIVYVEDMVEGLESGPAALVGLFSGRNVGKKVVVVARE